One region of Schistocerca gregaria isolate iqSchGreg1 chromosome 7, iqSchGreg1.2, whole genome shotgun sequence genomic DNA includes:
- the LOC126282483 gene encoding uncharacterized protein LOC126282483, producing MDQDRVNSIDQDRVNSMDHDRVNSMGQDTVNSMDQDTVNSMDQDRVNSMDQDRVDRQGKQYGPGQGEQYGPGQSEQYGPGQGKQYRPGQGEQYGQGQGEQYGPGLGEQYRPGQGEQYGPGQGDQYGPGQGEQYGAGQGEQYGPGQGEQYGPGQGEQYGPGQGEQYGPGQGEQYGPGQGEPYGPEHGEQYGPGQGGQYVKGQGEQYRPGQGEQYIPGQGEQYGPGQGEQYGPGQGEQYGPGQGEPYGPGQEEQYGPGQGEQYGPGQSEPYGPGQEEQYGPGHGEQYGPGQGGQYVKE from the exons atggaccaggacagggtgaacagtattgaccaggacagggtgaacagtatggaccacgaTAGGGTGAACAGTATGGGCCAGGACacagtgaacagtatggaccaggacacggtgaacagtatggaccaggacagggtgaacagtatggaccaggacagggtggacA gacagggtaaacagtatggaccaggacagggtgaacagtatggaccgggacagagtgaacagtatggaccaggacagggtaaacagtatagaccaggacaaggtgaacagtatggacaaggacagggtgaacagtatggaccaggactgggtgaacagtatagaccaggacagggtgaacagtatggaccaggacagggtgatcagtatggaccaggacagggtgaacagtatggagcaggacagggtgaacagtatggaccaggacagggtgaacagtatggaccaggacagggtgaacagtatggaccaggacagggtgaacagtatggaccaggacagggtgaacagtatggaccaggacaaggtGAACCGTATGGACCAGAAcacggtgaacagtatggaccaggacagggtggacagtatgtaaaaggacagggtgaacagtacagaccaggacagggtgaacagtacataccaggacagggtgaacagtatggaccaggacagggtgaacagtatggaccaggccagggtgaacagtatggaccaggacaaggtgaaccgtatggaccaggacaggaagaacagtatggaccaggacagggtgaacagtatggaccaggacagagtgaaccgtatggaccaggacaggaagaacagtatggaccaggacatggtgaacagtatggaccaggacagggtggacagtatgtaaaagaatag